Proteins encoded within one genomic window of Sphaerotilus montanus:
- a CDS encoding TfoX/Sxy family protein, whose product MSTDRTFIDHLADQLHGFGAFAHRKMFGEYALYLDAKVVALVCDNQLFVKPTDAGRALLGPDAAMGPPYPGAKPHFQVSDLIDEREALARLLRVTAEALPEPKPKKPTQPKTPTPAARRSRAPG is encoded by the coding sequence ATGTCCACCGACCGCACCTTCATCGACCACCTCGCCGACCAGCTCCACGGTTTCGGTGCCTTCGCCCACCGCAAGATGTTCGGCGAGTACGCGCTTTACCTGGACGCCAAGGTCGTCGCGCTGGTCTGCGACAACCAGCTCTTCGTCAAGCCGACCGACGCCGGCCGCGCGCTGCTCGGGCCGGACGCCGCGATGGGGCCGCCGTATCCGGGCGCGAAGCCGCATTTCCAGGTGTCCGACCTGATCGACGAGCGCGAGGCGCTGGCGCGGTTGCTGCGCGTCACGGCGGAGGCGCTGCCCGAGCCGAAACCGAAGAAACCGACGCAACCGAAGACGCCGACGCCTGCTGCGCGGCGGTCACGCGCACCGGGTTGA
- a CDS encoding VIT1/CCC1 transporter family protein: MTTLRPRHERHRERHRTDRIGWLRAAVLGANDGVISTASLVVGVAAAGTGSADLLVTGIAGLVAGAMSMAAGEYVSVYSQADTEQADLARERLELAADPVAEQRELAGLYVARGLTPELAAEVSAQLMAHDALGAHARDELGLSTELAAQPVQAALASAASFAVGAALPLAVTVLAAGPHVIAWVSGTALVFLAVLGGLAAQVGGASVWTGAGRVTFWGAIAMAVTAAAGSVFDHLLALLR; the protein is encoded by the coding sequence ATGACCACCTTGCGCCCCCGCCACGAACGCCACCGCGAACGCCACCGCACCGACCGCATCGGCTGGCTGCGCGCCGCGGTGCTGGGCGCCAACGACGGCGTCATCTCGACCGCCAGCCTCGTCGTCGGCGTCGCGGCGGCGGGCACCGGTTCGGCCGATCTGCTGGTCACCGGCATCGCCGGGCTGGTGGCGGGGGCCATGTCGATGGCGGCGGGGGAGTACGTCTCGGTGTACTCGCAGGCCGACACCGAGCAGGCCGACCTGGCCCGCGAACGGCTGGAGCTGGCCGCCGATCCGGTCGCCGAACAGCGCGAGCTGGCCGGGCTCTACGTCGCCCGCGGTCTGACGCCCGAGCTGGCGGCGGAGGTCTCCGCGCAGCTGATGGCCCACGACGCGCTCGGCGCCCACGCCCGCGACGAGCTGGGCCTGTCCACCGAGCTGGCCGCGCAGCCGGTGCAGGCGGCGCTGGCGTCTGCGGCCAGTTTCGCGGTCGGGGCGGCGCTGCCGCTGGCCGTCACGGTGCTGGCGGCGGGGCCGCACGTGATCGCCTGGGTGTCGGGCACGGCGCTGGTGTTCCTGGCCGTGCTGGGCGGGCTGGCGGCGCAGGTCGGGGGCGCCAGCGTGTGGACCGGCGCCGGGCGCGTGACCTTCTGGGGCGCGATCGCGATGGCAGTCACGGCCGCGGCCGGGTCGGTGTTCGACCATCTGCTGGCGCTGTTGCGCTGA
- the leuS gene encoding leucine--tRNA ligase — protein MSLPDRYDPTAVESAAQTAWRAADAYRVTEDQTKPKFYACSMLPYPSGKLHMGHVRNYTINDMLTRQLRMKGYNVLMPMGWDAFGLPAENAALKNAVPPEKWTRENIAYMKTQMQAMGLAIDWSREVATCDPEYYKWNQWLFLKMLEAGIAERRTQVVNWDPVDQTVLANEQVIDGRGWRSGALVEKREIPGYYLNIVQYADELLGAVANPEDPNYLSGWPERVRLMQENWIGKSEGVRFAFPHEIAGADGALIQGGKLYVFTTRADTIMGVTFCAVAPEHPLAAHAAATNPALAAFIVECGQGGTTEAELATQEKKGMPTGLFVTHPLTGAQVEVWVGNYVLMSYGDGAVMGVPAHDERDFAFAKKYGIAIKQVVKAGDEVFSLDAWADWYGDKQRAVCVNSGALDGLPYKEAVSKVAELVGAKGLGEKKTTWRLRDWGISRQRYWGTPIPIIHCDDCGAVPVPAADLPVVLPIDCVPDGSGNPLKKRTDFLNVACPCCGKPAQRETDTMDTFVDSSWYFMRYCDAQNSDAMVAGGTDYWMPMDQYIGGIEHAILHLLYARFWTKVMRDLKLVKINEPFTKLLTQGMVLKGAFFRKPEGGGKSYYWEHEVNVLTNDHGVTIGGTLKADGLPLDYEMTTMSKSKSNGVDPQELINQYGADTARLFVMFASPPEQTLEWNDAGVEGAHRFLKRVWGFAAKNEAVLVGAAGKVSGELPAAAKALRREVHLVLRQISHDYERMQYNTVVSGGMKLLNALEAYKHDGSAASAAVLREGYSVLLRGLYPACPHTTWKLWADLGYAAALGDLLDAPWPQVDEAALVQDEIELVLQVNGKTRGSITVPAGADKAAIEAVAAASAEVAKFAEGKPPKKIIVVPGRLVNVVV, from the coding sequence ATGAGCCTCCCAGACCGCTACGACCCCACCGCCGTCGAATCCGCCGCCCAGACCGCCTGGCGCGCCGCCGACGCCTACCGCGTCACCGAAGACCAGACGAAGCCCAAGTTCTACGCCTGCTCGATGCTGCCGTACCCGAGCGGCAAGCTGCACATGGGCCATGTGCGCAACTACACCATCAACGACATGCTGACCCGTCAGCTGCGGATGAAGGGCTACAACGTGCTGATGCCGATGGGCTGGGATGCCTTCGGTCTGCCGGCGGAGAACGCCGCGCTGAAGAACGCCGTGCCGCCCGAGAAGTGGACGCGCGAGAACATCGCCTACATGAAGACGCAGATGCAGGCGATGGGCTTGGCGATCGACTGGTCGCGCGAAGTCGCGACCTGCGACCCTGAGTACTACAAGTGGAACCAGTGGCTGTTCCTGAAGATGCTGGAAGCCGGCATTGCCGAGCGCCGCACGCAGGTCGTGAACTGGGACCCGGTCGATCAGACCGTGCTGGCCAACGAGCAGGTGATCGACGGCCGCGGCTGGCGCTCCGGCGCGCTGGTCGAGAAGCGCGAGATCCCGGGCTACTACCTGAACATCGTGCAGTACGCCGACGAGCTGCTGGGCGCGGTCGCGAACCCGGAAGACCCGAACTACCTCAGCGGCTGGCCCGAGCGCGTGCGGCTGATGCAGGAAAACTGGATCGGCAAGAGCGAGGGCGTGCGCTTCGCCTTCCCGCACGAGATCGCGGGCGCCGATGGCGCGCTGATCCAGGGCGGCAAGCTCTACGTCTTCACGACGCGCGCCGACACCATCATGGGCGTGACCTTCTGCGCCGTGGCGCCGGAGCATCCGCTGGCGGCCCACGCTGCGGCGACGAACCCGGCACTGGCCGCGTTCATCGTCGAATGCGGGCAGGGCGGCACGACCGAAGCCGAACTCGCCACGCAGGAAAAGAAGGGCATGCCCACGGGCCTGTTCGTCACGCACCCGCTGACCGGCGCGCAGGTCGAGGTCTGGGTCGGCAACTACGTGCTGATGAGCTATGGCGATGGCGCCGTGATGGGCGTGCCGGCGCATGACGAGCGTGACTTCGCGTTCGCGAAGAAGTACGGCATTGCCATCAAGCAGGTCGTCAAAGCGGGCGACGAGGTGTTCTCGCTCGACGCCTGGGCCGACTGGTACGGCGACAAGCAGCGCGCCGTGTGCGTCAACTCGGGCGCGCTGGACGGGCTGCCGTACAAGGAGGCCGTCTCCAAGGTCGCCGAACTCGTCGGCGCCAAGGGCCTCGGCGAGAAGAAGACCACCTGGCGCCTGCGCGACTGGGGCATCAGCCGCCAGCGCTACTGGGGCACGCCGATCCCGATCATCCACTGCGACGACTGCGGCGCGGTGCCGGTGCCGGCCGCCGACCTGCCGGTCGTGTTGCCGATCGACTGCGTGCCGGACGGCTCGGGCAACCCGCTGAAGAAGCGCACCGACTTCCTGAACGTCGCCTGCCCCTGCTGCGGCAAACCCGCGCAGCGCGAGACGGACACGATGGACACCTTCGTGGACTCGTCGTGGTACTTCATGCGCTACTGCGACGCGCAGAACAGCGATGCGATGGTCGCCGGCGGCACCGACTACTGGATGCCGATGGACCAGTACATCGGCGGCATCGAGCACGCGATCCTGCACCTGCTCTACGCCCGCTTCTGGACCAAGGTCATGCGTGACCTGAAGCTGGTCAAGATCAACGAGCCGTTCACCAAGCTGCTGACGCAGGGCATGGTGCTCAAGGGCGCCTTCTTCCGCAAGCCGGAAGGCGGCGGCAAGAGCTACTACTGGGAACACGAAGTCAACGTCCTGACGAACGACCACGGCGTCACCATCGGCGGCACGTTGAAGGCGGACGGCCTGCCGCTCGACTACGAGATGACGACGATGTCGAAGTCCAAGAGCAACGGCGTCGATCCGCAGGAGCTGATCAACCAGTACGGCGCCGACACCGCGCGCCTGTTCGTGATGTTCGCGTCCCCGCCGGAGCAGACGCTGGAGTGGAACGACGCGGGCGTCGAGGGCGCGCACCGCTTCCTGAAGCGCGTCTGGGGCTTTGCCGCCAAGAACGAGGCGGTGCTGGTGGGTGCGGCTGGCAAGGTGTCGGGCGAGCTGCCCGCTGCCGCCAAGGCGCTGCGCCGCGAGGTGCATCTGGTGCTGCGCCAGATCAGCCACGACTACGAGCGCATGCAATACAACACCGTCGTCTCCGGCGGCATGAAGCTGCTGAACGCGCTGGAAGCCTACAAGCACGACGGCAGCGCCGCGTCGGCCGCCGTGCTGCGCGAGGGCTACTCGGTGCTGCTGCGCGGCCTCTACCCGGCCTGCCCGCACACGACGTGGAAGCTCTGGGCCGACCTCGGCTACGCCGCCGCGCTGGGCGACCTGCTCGACGCGCCGTGGCCGCAGGTCGACGAGGCCGCGCTGGTGCAGGACGAGATCGAGCTGGTGCTGCAGGTGAACGGCAAGACCCGCGGTTCGATCACCGTGCCGGCCGGCGCGGACAAGGCGGCGATCGAAGCCGTGGCCGCGGCCAGCGCCGAGGTGGCGAAGTTCGCCGAAGGCAAGCCGCCGAAGAAGATCATCGTCGTCCCCGGCCGCCTCGTGAACGTGGTGGTCTGA
- a CDS encoding LPS-assembly lipoprotein LptE produces MRRRLFTLAVAAALAGCGFQLRRPPELQLKRIYLTGFDTYSPMGDELRRQLRASPGVVLTATAAEADVVFDALEDAREQVAAASTATGQVSELTLRARLRFKARTPAGRTLIAPAELTLTRDVSYSEASALAKEQEIALLFRSMHTDLAAQVLRRLAALGPG; encoded by the coding sequence ATGCGGCGGCGCCTGTTCACGCTGGCGGTGGCCGCGGCCCTGGCGGGCTGCGGCTTCCAGCTGCGCCGCCCGCCGGAGCTGCAGCTCAAGCGCATCTACCTCACTGGCTTCGACACCTACTCGCCGATGGGCGACGAGCTGCGCCGGCAACTGCGCGCCAGCCCCGGCGTCGTGCTGACGGCGACCGCCGCCGAGGCCGATGTGGTGTTCGACGCGCTGGAGGATGCGCGCGAGCAGGTGGCGGCGGCCTCGACCGCCACCGGGCAGGTGAGCGAGCTGACGCTGCGCGCCCGCCTGCGCTTCAAGGCCCGCACGCCTGCCGGCCGCACGCTGATCGCCCCGGCCGAGCTGACGCTGACCCGCGACGTGAGCTACAGCGAGGCCAGCGCGCTGGCCAAGGAGCAGGAAATCGCGCTGCTGTTCCGCTCGATGCACACCGATCTGGCGGCGCAGGTGCTGCGGCGGCTGGCGGCGCTGGGTCCGGGCTGA
- the holA gene encoding DNA polymerase III subunit delta, translated as MQLRADQLPQALAKGLRPLYVIHGDEPLLAQEAADAIRSAARAAGYSERSVHTVAGAQFDWSGLLGEASALSLFADRRVIEIRIPSGKPGKDGSEALQRYVETLSDDNLTLILLPRLDRTQQTSAWFTALDGAGATIRIDPVERRALPQWIAQRLAAQGLRIEDGEAGQHALAFFADRIEGNLLAAHQEISKLALLHAPADPRGAPTVLTQTQIESAVLNVARYDVFKLGEAVLAGQVARALRMLDGLEAEGEAAVLVHWTLADDLRGLQRVHTAMLQGKPLPLALRDARVWGVKEKLFERVVPQLDAATLTALVAAAHTVDGIVKGVPDRQWPAAPWAALRRLVLLTVQAVQRKGPPLALTG; from the coding sequence ATGCAACTGCGCGCTGACCAGCTTCCGCAGGCGCTTGCCAAGGGCCTGCGCCCGCTCTACGTCATCCACGGCGACGAGCCGCTGCTGGCGCAGGAGGCCGCCGACGCGATCCGCAGCGCTGCACGCGCCGCCGGCTACAGCGAGCGCAGCGTCCACACCGTGGCCGGCGCGCAGTTCGACTGGTCCGGCCTGCTCGGCGAGGCCAGTGCGCTGAGCCTGTTCGCCGACCGGCGCGTGATCGAGATCCGCATTCCCTCGGGCAAGCCGGGCAAGGACGGCTCGGAGGCCTTGCAGCGCTACGTCGAGACGCTGTCCGACGACAACCTGACGCTCATCCTGCTGCCCAGGCTCGACCGCACGCAGCAGACCAGCGCGTGGTTCACCGCGCTGGACGGCGCGGGCGCGACCATCCGCATCGACCCGGTCGAGCGCCGCGCGCTGCCGCAGTGGATCGCGCAGCGGCTGGCCGCACAAGGGCTGCGCATCGAGGACGGCGAGGCGGGGCAGCACGCACTGGCCTTCTTCGCCGACCGCATCGAGGGCAACCTGCTCGCCGCGCACCAGGAGATCAGCAAGCTGGCGCTGCTGCACGCACCGGCCGATCCGCGTGGTGCGCCGACGGTGCTGACACAGACCCAGATCGAGTCCGCCGTGCTGAACGTGGCGCGCTACGACGTGTTCAAGCTCGGCGAGGCGGTGCTGGCCGGGCAGGTGGCGCGGGCGCTGCGCATGCTCGACGGGCTGGAGGCCGAGGGCGAGGCGGCCGTGCTGGTCCACTGGACCCTGGCCGACGACCTGCGCGGGCTGCAGCGCGTGCACACCGCCATGCTGCAGGGCAAGCCGCTGCCGCTGGCGCTGCGCGATGCGCGGGTCTGGGGCGTGAAGGAAAAGCTGTTCGAGCGGGTCGTGCCGCAGCTGGATGCCGCCACGCTCACCGCGCTGGTCGCCGCCGCCCACACGGTGGATGGCATCGTCAAGGGCGTGCCCGACCGCCAGTGGCCGGCCGCGCCGTGGGCGGCGCTGCGCCGGCTGGTGCTGCTGACGGTGCAGGCCGTGCAACGCAAGGGGCCGCCGCTGGCGCTGACGGGCTGA
- a CDS encoding methylamine utilization protein, producing the protein MFLNSWWWRCGGALLLRLAVGLGLPGVVQAAAVTVQTLDPAGKPLAGAVVAVEVGSVARVAAPGTRAEISQRQRAFDPGLLVVQTGTSVDFPNLDTVRHHVYSFSPARTFELKLYNGRPSTPVVFDRAGVVVLGCNIHDQMVGTVVVVDTPLFGRTDAAGRVVLEVPAGEHRLLTWHARMREGTDLLAQALKVGVAGAVVVTVKLPVVAAP; encoded by the coding sequence ATGTTCCTGAACTCGTGGTGGTGGCGTTGCGGGGGTGCGCTCCTGCTCCGGCTGGCTGTGGGACTGGGGCTGCCTGGCGTGGTGCAGGCGGCTGCCGTGACCGTGCAGACCCTGGACCCGGCGGGCAAGCCGCTGGCCGGGGCGGTGGTGGCGGTCGAGGTGGGCAGCGTGGCCAGGGTGGCGGCCCCCGGTACCCGCGCCGAGATCAGCCAGCGCCAGCGCGCCTTCGACCCGGGCTTGCTGGTGGTGCAGACGGGCACGTCGGTCGATTTCCCCAACCTCGACACCGTGCGCCACCACGTCTATTCGTTCTCGCCGGCCAGGACCTTCGAGCTGAAGCTCTACAACGGGCGGCCGTCGACCCCCGTGGTGTTCGACCGCGCGGGCGTCGTCGTGCTCGGCTGCAACATCCATGACCAGATGGTCGGCACGGTGGTGGTGGTCGACACGCCGCTGTTCGGTCGCACGGATGCGGCTGGCCGGGTCGTGCTGGAGGTGCCGGCGGGGGAACACCGCCTGCTGACCTGGCATGCCCGGATGCGCGAGGGCACGGACCTGCTCGCCCAGGCGCTGAAGGTCGGGGTGGCCGGTGCGGTGGTCGTGACGGTCAAGCTGCCCGTGGTGGCTGCGCCATGA
- a CDS encoding EAL domain-containing protein yields the protein MSTVMARLSGWRLSGLERRIVWPFLLLLVVVQGISLMLVNGAIGDSATRAIDNDLQTGQRVFTRLLEQRAERLSEAAVLLASDFGFRSAVNSRDVDTLSDALENNGRRIGASLVIYTDPAWRPVAATGLDIGRVAALLPAARLMAMTDPVGGMSVQRARLTLIEGRAYQLVAVPVKAPRTVGWVLMGFVLDRSVLQQLAAITGLRGAVLLDGPPAHTLLTTFVQASDLRAESNPTASPCGRELHESGARWRSCEFVLDTGVSDGRAAPPLRLVLAHSVDEALAPFVRLQLTLLLLTGVGMVVFGVGGAMTARRLSRPIRGLRRAAERLSLADYDTPVRVPDERVVGDELVQLAQAFESTRQAVQQREQTITRLAYWDTLTGLPNRAQFVSVLRQRLQVDVAGGVAPVAVMMLDLDRFKHVNDVLGHQFGDRLLCEVAQRLDWACRLPGMVLARLSGDEFGLLLPSQGPAHAREVAHALLAVLDQPLRLDDHTIDLSASLGIAFAPDHATEPEALLGLVEVAMYAAKRRQLGVLVYDTSMDTRSSASLSLLSELRVAIEQEELRLYVQPKVDLKTGQVLGGEALVRWLHPQRGLVPPMQFIPFAEQTGFIRQITVWMLETGVQALQRWQEAGLSMKLSINLSTRDLLDPTLTDRVRGLLDRHRVSAAWLCLEITESAIMDDPARALQTLQKLHELGVRLSIDDFGTGYSSLAYLKRLPVDELKIDRSFVTNMERDLDDARIVQSTIGLAHNLGLTVVAEGVETDKAWALLARLGCDEGQGYGIGRPMPSAEFLGWVRRWEAPSNEALHVDTDFAQML from the coding sequence ATGAGCACGGTCATGGCACGGCTGTCCGGCTGGCGCCTGAGCGGGCTGGAGCGGCGCATCGTCTGGCCCTTCCTGCTGCTGCTGGTCGTGGTGCAGGGCATCAGCCTGATGCTGGTGAACGGTGCGATCGGAGACAGCGCCACGCGCGCGATCGACAACGATCTGCAGACCGGCCAGCGCGTGTTCACCCGGCTGCTGGAGCAGCGCGCCGAGCGCCTGTCCGAGGCGGCGGTGCTGCTGGCCTCCGACTTCGGATTCCGCTCGGCCGTGAACAGCCGCGATGTCGACACGCTCAGCGATGCGCTGGAAAACAATGGCCGGCGCATCGGCGCATCGCTGGTGATCTACACCGATCCGGCCTGGCGCCCGGTGGCCGCGACCGGGCTGGACATCGGCCGCGTGGCGGCGCTGCTGCCCGCGGCCCGCCTCATGGCCATGACCGACCCGGTGGGCGGCATGTCGGTGCAGCGCGCACGCCTGACGCTGATCGAGGGCCGGGCCTACCAGCTCGTGGCCGTGCCGGTGAAGGCCCCGCGCACGGTCGGCTGGGTGCTGATGGGCTTCGTGCTGGACCGCTCGGTGCTGCAGCAGCTCGCCGCCATCACCGGTCTGCGCGGTGCGGTGCTGCTCGACGGTCCCCCGGCGCATACCCTGCTGACCACCTTCGTGCAGGCCAGCGACCTGCGGGCCGAATCCAACCCGACCGCCAGTCCCTGTGGCCGCGAGCTGCACGAGTCGGGTGCCCGCTGGCGCAGCTGCGAGTTCGTGCTGGACACGGGCGTGTCCGACGGACGTGCCGCGCCGCCGCTGCGGCTGGTGCTGGCGCATTCGGTGGACGAGGCACTCGCCCCCTTCGTGCGGCTGCAACTCACCTTGCTGCTGCTCACGGGGGTCGGTATGGTGGTGTTCGGCGTGGGCGGTGCCATGACGGCGCGGCGCCTGAGCCGGCCGATCCGCGGGCTGCGGCGGGCGGCCGAGCGCCTGAGCCTGGCCGACTACGACACGCCGGTGCGGGTGCCCGACGAGCGGGTGGTCGGTGATGAGCTGGTGCAGCTGGCGCAGGCCTTCGAGTCGACCCGCCAGGCGGTCCAGCAGCGCGAGCAGACCATCACCCGGCTGGCCTACTGGGACACGCTGACCGGCCTGCCCAACCGCGCCCAGTTCGTCAGCGTGCTGCGGCAGCGGCTGCAGGTCGATGTGGCCGGCGGCGTGGCGCCGGTGGCGGTGATGATGCTCGACCTGGACCGCTTCAAGCATGTGAACGACGTGCTCGGCCACCAGTTCGGGGACCGGCTGCTGTGCGAGGTGGCGCAACGACTGGACTGGGCCTGTCGCCTTCCGGGGATGGTGCTGGCCCGCTTGAGCGGTGACGAGTTCGGCCTGCTGCTGCCCAGCCAGGGACCGGCCCATGCCCGCGAAGTGGCGCACGCGCTGCTGGCGGTGCTCGACCAGCCCCTCCGGCTCGACGACCACACCATCGACCTCAGCGCGAGCCTGGGCATCGCCTTCGCGCCAGACCACGCCACCGAGCCGGAAGCGCTGCTGGGCCTGGTCGAAGTGGCGATGTACGCCGCCAAGCGCCGCCAGCTGGGCGTGCTGGTCTACGACACGTCGATGGACACGCGCAGCAGCGCCTCGCTGTCGCTGTTGAGCGAGCTGCGCGTGGCGATCGAGCAGGAAGAGTTGCGCCTGTACGTGCAGCCCAAGGTGGATCTGAAGACGGGGCAGGTGCTCGGGGGCGAGGCGCTGGTGCGCTGGCTGCACCCGCAGCGCGGGCTGGTGCCGCCGATGCAGTTCATCCCCTTTGCCGAGCAGACCGGCTTCATCCGCCAGATCACGGTCTGGATGCTCGAAACCGGCGTGCAGGCGCTGCAGCGCTGGCAGGAGGCGGGGCTGTCGATGAAGCTGAGCATCAACCTGTCGACCCGCGATCTGCTCGATCCCACGCTGACGGACCGCGTGCGCGGCCTGCTGGACCGGCACCGCGTCTCGGCGGCCTGGCTGTGCCTGGAGATCACCGAGAGCGCGATCATGGACGACCCGGCGCGGGCGCTGCAGACGCTCCAGAAGCTGCACGAACTCGGCGTGCGCCTGTCGATCGACGACTTCGGCACCGGTTACTCCTCGCTGGCCTACCTGAAGCGGCTGCCGGTCGACGAGCTGAAGATCGACCGCAGCTTCGTCACCAACATGGAGCGCGATCTGGACGACGCGCGCATCGTGCAGTCCACCATCGGGCTGGCGCACAACCTCGGGCTGACCGTGGTGGCCGAGGGTGTGGAGACCGACAAGGCCTGGGCGCTGCTGGCGCGGCTGGGCTGCGACGAGGGCCAGGGCTATGGCATCGGCCGCCCGATGCCGTCCGCCGAGTTCCTCGGCTGGGTGCGCCGCTGGGAGGCGCCGTCCAACGAGGCGCTGCACGTCGACACCGATTTCGCGCAGATGCTCTGA
- a CDS encoding 2-hydroxyacid dehydrogenase codes for MSATPGPIALACRFDAQEWAEWLPALAAALPGDTLVRAGEPDHDPATVEIAIVANPPAGALQRYPRLRLVQSLWAGVDRLLADPTVPAGLPIVRMVDPAMNAAMAETALWAVLMLHRGFHTYARQQHDGVWRQHPQRRADEVRIGVLGQGQMGGAVSARLRALGYRVTGWRRGEPLGPVLADSEVLINLLPLTPDTRSLIDTAVLRQLPRGAALVNLARGAHVVDADLLAALDDGHLGHAVLDVFHQEPLPAGHRYWTHPAVTVLPHVAAQTDARSAARIVAQHLAAWRRGEPLVHQVDRRTGY; via the coding sequence GTGAGCGCCACGCCGGGACCGATCGCGCTGGCCTGCCGCTTCGATGCGCAGGAGTGGGCCGAGTGGCTGCCCGCGCTGGCCGCCGCACTGCCCGGTGACACGCTGGTGCGCGCCGGCGAACCGGACCACGATCCGGCAACGGTCGAGATCGCCATCGTCGCCAACCCGCCCGCCGGCGCGCTGCAGCGCTACCCGCGGCTGCGGCTGGTCCAGTCGCTGTGGGCGGGGGTCGACAGGCTGCTGGCCGATCCGACGGTCCCGGCCGGCCTGCCGATCGTGCGCATGGTCGATCCGGCCATGAACGCCGCGATGGCGGAGACGGCGTTGTGGGCCGTGCTGATGCTGCACCGCGGCTTCCACACCTACGCGCGCCAGCAGCACGACGGTGTCTGGCGGCAGCATCCCCAGCGCCGGGCCGACGAGGTGCGCATCGGTGTGCTGGGGCAAGGGCAGATGGGTGGCGCGGTGAGCGCGCGGCTGCGGGCGCTGGGCTACCGGGTCACCGGCTGGCGGCGTGGCGAGCCGCTCGGCCCGGTGCTGGCCGACAGCGAGGTCCTGATCAACCTGCTGCCGCTGACGCCGGACACCCGCAGCCTGATCGACACGGCCGTGCTGCGGCAACTGCCGCGTGGCGCGGCGCTGGTGAACCTGGCCCGCGGTGCGCACGTGGTGGACGCCGACCTGCTGGCCGCGCTCGACGACGGCCACCTCGGCCATGCCGTGCTGGACGTGTTCCACCAGGAGCCGCTGCCGGCCGGTCACCGCTACTGGACCCATCCCGCGGTCACCGTGCTGCCGCATGTGGCGGCGCAGACCGACGCGCGCTCGGCCGCTCGGATCGTGGCGCAGCACCTGGCCGCCTGGCGCCGTGGCGAGCCGCTGGTGCACCAGGTGGACCGGCGCACCGGCTACTGA
- a CDS encoding CinA family protein, which translates to MSDTASDHADHVVHSLADLLRPPGWHLATAESCTGGMIAAACTDLAGSSDWFDRGFITYSNAAKSEMLGVDSALIASDGAVSESVARAMAAGAQREAGVEVAVAVTGIAGPGGGSEAKPVGTVWFAWALPGWIWTECRHFEGDRAAVRAQTRDHALAVLVSALQAMP; encoded by the coding sequence ATGTCCGATACCGCCTCCGACCACGCGGACCACGTTGTCCACAGCCTCGCCGACCTGCTGCGCCCGCCGGGCTGGCACCTCGCCACCGCCGAGAGCTGCACCGGCGGGATGATCGCCGCCGCCTGCACCGACCTGGCCGGGTCGAGCGACTGGTTCGACCGTGGCTTCATCACCTACAGCAACGCCGCCAAGTCCGAGATGCTCGGCGTGGACTCGGCGCTGATCGCCAGCGACGGCGCGGTCAGCGAGTCCGTGGCCCGGGCGATGGCCGCGGGCGCGCAGCGCGAAGCGGGGGTCGAAGTGGCCGTGGCCGTCACCGGCATCGCCGGACCGGGGGGCGGCAGCGAGGCCAAGCCGGTCGGCACCGTCTGGTTCGCCTGGGCGCTGCCGGGCTGGATCTGGACCGAATGCCGGCACTTCGAGGGCGACCGCGCCGCCGTCCGCGCCCAGACGCGCGACCACGCGCTGGCGGTGCTGGTGTCGGCGCTGCAGGCCATGCCGTGA
- a CDS encoding phosphatidylglycerophosphatase A family protein, whose translation MNVPADDVSDVEARPAPKRRVGPRFLLSHPAHFLALGGGSGLSPIAPGTAGTLWAWVAFAVLNVWLDSAGWGWTLLGGFFVGWWACTVAATNAGIADPGFIVWDEVLAFWLILWVLTPASLGLQITAFALFRYFDAAKPGPVRWADQHFKGGGWRGGFGILFDDLVAAGCTLFTIAVGVALTRLVQGVL comes from the coding sequence ATGAACGTCCCCGCCGATGACGTGTCCGATGTCGAAGCCCGCCCCGCCCCGAAACGGCGTGTCGGCCCGCGGTTCCTGCTGAGCCACCCGGCGCACTTCCTGGCCCTCGGCGGCGGCAGCGGCCTGAGCCCGATCGCCCCCGGCACGGCGGGCACCTTGTGGGCCTGGGTGGCCTTCGCCGTGCTGAATGTCTGGCTCGACAGCGCCGGCTGGGGCTGGACGCTGCTCGGCGGCTTCTTCGTCGGCTGGTGGGCCTGCACCGTCGCGGCCACGAACGCCGGCATCGCCGACCCGGGCTTCATCGTCTGGGACGAGGTGCTCGCCTTCTGGCTCATCCTGTGGGTGCTGACGCCGGCCAGCCTGGGCCTGCAGATCACCGCGTTCGCCCTCTTCCGCTACTTCGACGCCGCCAAGCCCGGCCCCGTGCGCTGGGCCGACCAGCACTTCAAGGGCGGCGGCTGGCGCGGCGGCTTCGGCATCCTGTTCGACGACCTCGTTGCCGCGGGCTGCACGCTGTTCACCATCGCCGTCGGCGTGGCGCTGACGCGCCTTGTCCAGGGAGTCCTGTGA